The Streptomyces luteogriseus genome includes a window with the following:
- the purS gene encoding phosphoribosylformylglycinamidine synthase subunit PurS, with protein MARVVVDVMLKPEILDPQGQAVQRALPRLGFQGISDVRQGKRFELEVDGPVDEAALARIHDLAESFLANTVIEDFTIRVEEVAEAAK; from the coding sequence GTGGCACGCGTCGTAGTCGACGTCATGCTCAAGCCGGAGATCCTCGACCCCCAGGGCCAGGCGGTGCAGCGCGCACTGCCGCGGCTGGGTTTCCAGGGGATCTCGGACGTCCGTCAGGGAAAGCGTTTCGAACTGGAAGTTGACGGGCCGGTCGACGAGGCCGCCCTCGCCCGCATTCATGATCTTGCGGAGTCCTTCCTCGCGAACACCGTGATCGAGGACTTCACGATCCGGGTCGAGGAAGTCGCGGAGGCCGCGAAGTGA
- the purQ gene encoding phosphoribosylformylglycinamidine synthase subunit PurQ, with protein MTARIGVVTFPGSLDDRDTQRAIRVAGAEPVALWHKDKDLKQVDAVVLCGGFSYGDYLRAGAIARFSPVMEPLLEQAKAGLPVLGICNGFQILTEAHLLPGTMLRNDHLHFICRDQKLRVENAETAWTTDYTAGQEIHIPLKNNDGQYVADAYTLDKLDAEGRVAFRYVDFNPNGSQRDIAGVSNEAGNVVGLMPHPEHAVEPLIGTGRTDGLPFFTSILKKLVNA; from the coding sequence GTGACCGCTCGTATTGGCGTCGTCACTTTCCCCGGCAGTCTGGACGACCGTGACACACAGCGCGCGATCCGCGTCGCGGGCGCCGAGCCGGTCGCCCTGTGGCACAAGGACAAAGACCTCAAGCAGGTCGACGCCGTGGTGCTGTGCGGTGGTTTCTCCTACGGCGATTACCTGCGCGCCGGGGCCATCGCCCGTTTCTCGCCGGTGATGGAGCCCCTGCTGGAGCAGGCGAAGGCCGGACTGCCGGTGCTCGGCATCTGCAACGGCTTCCAGATCCTCACCGAGGCCCACCTGCTGCCCGGCACGATGCTGCGCAACGACCACCTGCACTTCATCTGCCGCGACCAGAAGCTGCGGGTGGAGAACGCCGAGACCGCCTGGACCACCGACTACACGGCCGGCCAGGAGATCCACATCCCGCTGAAGAACAACGACGGGCAGTACGTCGCCGACGCGTACACGCTCGACAAGCTGGACGCCGAGGGCCGCGTCGCCTTCCGCTACGTGGACTTCAACCCCAACGGCTCGCAGCGGGACATCGCCGGCGTCAGCAACGAGGCCGGAAACGTGGTCGGCCTCATGCCGCACCCGGAGCACGCCGTGGAGCCGCTGATCGGTACGGGTCGTACCGACGGCCTCCCGTTCTTCACCTCGATCCTCAAGAAGCTGGTCAACGCATGA
- the purL gene encoding phosphoribosylformylglycinamidine synthase subunit PurL encodes MSRTPLDTVEHAAATPDVELPWAELGLKKDEYERVVEILGRRPTGAELAMYSVMWSEHCSYKSSKVHLRQFGEKAPESDAMLVGIGENAGVVDVGQGYAVTFKVESHNHPSYVEPYQGAATGVGGIVRDIIAMGARPVAVVDPLRFGAADHPDTKRVLPGVVAGIGGYGNCLGLPNIGGEVVFDACYQGNPLVNAGAIGVMRHEDIHLAKASGAGNKVILYGARTGGDGIGGASILASETFDDAKPSKRPAVQVGDPFQEKLLIECTLEAFAEKLVVGIQDLGAAGLSCATSELASNGSGGMRVTLDDVPLRDSTLSPEEILMSESQERMCAVVEPEKVDRFLEICEKWDVIATVIGEVTDGDRLEIYWHGGKIVDVDPRTVAHEGPVYERPYARPSWQDELQADDANKLPRPATSEELKDQVLKLVGSPNQASKSWITSQYDHFVQGNTVLAQPEDSGMIRIDEETGLGVAIATDGNGRYAKLDPYHGAQLALAEAYRNVATTGAKPLAVSDCLNFGSPEDPAVMWQFAEAVRGLADGCLQLGTPVTGGNVSLYNQTGEAAIHPTPVVAVLGVIDDVARRTPVAFQEEGQLLYLLGDTREEFGGSAWSQVVHDHLGGLPPKVDLERERLLAEILISASRDGMIDSAHDLSDGGLIQAVVESALLGGKGARLIVPDGLDAFTFLFSESAGRAVVAVPRSEEVRFNDMCGARGLPLTRIGVVDGDVVEVQGEFALTLSELRETHEGTIPALLK; translated from the coding sequence ATGAGCCGGACGCCTCTGGACACGGTCGAGCACGCGGCCGCGACCCCCGACGTCGAGCTGCCCTGGGCCGAGCTGGGCCTGAAGAAGGACGAGTACGAGAGGGTCGTCGAGATCCTCGGCCGCCGCCCCACCGGCGCGGAGCTGGCCATGTACTCGGTGATGTGGTCGGAGCACTGCTCCTACAAGAGCAGCAAGGTGCACCTGCGCCAGTTCGGGGAGAAGGCCCCCGAGTCCGACGCGATGCTCGTCGGCATCGGCGAGAACGCCGGCGTCGTGGACGTCGGCCAGGGCTACGCGGTCACCTTCAAGGTCGAGTCGCACAACCACCCGTCGTACGTCGAGCCCTACCAGGGCGCGGCCACCGGTGTCGGCGGCATCGTGCGCGACATCATCGCCATGGGTGCCCGGCCCGTCGCCGTGGTCGACCCGCTGCGCTTCGGCGCCGCCGACCACCCCGACACCAAGCGCGTCCTGCCGGGTGTCGTCGCGGGCATCGGTGGCTACGGCAACTGCCTGGGCCTGCCCAACATCGGCGGCGAGGTCGTCTTCGACGCCTGCTACCAGGGCAACCCGCTGGTCAACGCCGGCGCCATCGGCGTCATGCGGCACGAGGACATCCACCTCGCGAAGGCGTCCGGCGCCGGCAACAAGGTCATCCTGTACGGGGCCCGGACCGGCGGCGACGGCATCGGCGGCGCCTCGATCCTGGCCTCCGAGACCTTCGACGACGCCAAGCCGTCGAAGCGCCCGGCCGTCCAGGTCGGCGACCCCTTCCAGGAGAAGCTCCTCATCGAGTGCACCCTGGAGGCCTTCGCCGAGAAGCTGGTCGTCGGCATCCAGGACCTCGGCGCGGCGGGCCTGTCCTGCGCCACCTCGGAGCTCGCCTCCAACGGCTCCGGCGGCATGCGCGTCACCCTGGACGACGTCCCCCTGCGCGACTCCACGCTCTCGCCCGAGGAAATCCTCATGAGCGAGTCGCAGGAACGCATGTGCGCGGTCGTCGAGCCGGAGAAGGTCGACCGCTTCCTGGAGATCTGCGAGAAGTGGGACGTCATCGCCACCGTCATCGGTGAGGTGACCGACGGCGACCGCCTCGAGATCTACTGGCACGGCGGCAAGATCGTCGACGTCGACCCGCGCACGGTCGCGCACGAGGGCCCGGTCTACGAGCGCCCCTACGCCCGCCCCTCCTGGCAGGACGAGCTGCAGGCCGACGACGCGAACAAGCTGCCCCGGCCGGCGACCTCCGAGGAGCTGAAGGACCAGGTCCTGAAGCTGGTCGGCTCCCCGAACCAGGCCTCCAAGTCCTGGATCACCAGCCAGTACGACCACTTCGTGCAGGGCAACACCGTCCTCGCCCAGCCCGAGGACTCCGGCATGATCCGGATCGACGAGGAGACCGGCCTCGGCGTGGCCATCGCCACGGACGGCAACGGCCGGTACGCCAAGCTCGACCCGTACCACGGCGCCCAGCTGGCCCTGGCCGAGGCGTACCGCAACGTCGCCACCACCGGTGCCAAGCCGCTCGCCGTCTCCGACTGCCTGAACTTCGGCTCGCCCGAGGACCCGGCGGTGATGTGGCAGTTCGCGGAGGCCGTGCGCGGTCTGGCGGACGGATGCCTTCAGCTCGGCACCCCGGTGACCGGCGGCAACGTCTCGCTCTACAACCAGACGGGCGAGGCGGCCATCCACCCGACCCCGGTCGTCGCGGTCCTGGGCGTCATCGACGACGTGGCCCGCCGCACGCCCGTCGCCTTCCAGGAGGAGGGCCAGCTGCTCTACCTCCTCGGCGACACCCGTGAGGAGTTCGGCGGCTCGGCCTGGTCGCAGGTCGTGCACGACCACCTCGGCGGTCTGCCGCCCAAGGTCGACCTGGAGCGGGAGCGGCTGCTCGCGGAGATCCTGATCTCCGCCTCCCGAGACGGCATGATCGACTCCGCGCACGACCTGTCCGACGGCGGTCTGATCCAGGCGGTCGTCGAGTCGGCGCTGCTGGGCGGTAAGGGCGCCCGTCTGATCGTCCCGGACGGTCTGGACGCCTTCACCTTCCTCTTCTCCGAGTCGGCAGGCCGCGCCGTCGTGGCCGTGCCGCGCTCCGAAGAGGTCCGCTTCAACGACATGTGCGGTGCGCGGGGCCTCCCGCTCACCCGCATCGGTGTCGTGGACGGTGACGTCGTGGAGGTCCAGGGCGAGTTCGCGCTCACCCTGTCCGAGCTGCGCGAGACGCACGAGGGCACGATCCCGGCGCTGCTGAAGTAG
- a CDS encoding ArsR/SmtB family transcription factor, which yields MDLEQRVADLERRLAALEGAQPTGPRIDGNDFWALNGLKHQLSEAGAPEGGVLYTGSVRLPTGEECAWQMTALTQDLLEDEWTTAAESFAALGHPVRIRLLREILCGRRTAAELAELDEVGTTGQIYHHLRQLTTAGWLHTTGRGRHEVPPARVVPLLTALTTTRP from the coding sequence GTGGATCTCGAACAACGCGTAGCCGACCTCGAACGCCGCCTGGCCGCCCTGGAAGGCGCCCAGCCCACCGGCCCCCGCATCGACGGGAACGACTTCTGGGCCCTGAACGGGCTGAAGCATCAGCTGTCGGAGGCAGGGGCGCCCGAGGGCGGTGTCCTCTACACCGGCTCCGTGCGCCTGCCGACGGGCGAGGAGTGCGCCTGGCAGATGACCGCCCTCACCCAGGACCTGCTGGAGGACGAGTGGACGACGGCCGCCGAGTCGTTCGCCGCGCTCGGCCACCCCGTCCGGATCCGACTGCTGCGCGAGATCCTCTGCGGCCGGCGCACCGCCGCCGAACTCGCCGAACTGGACGAGGTCGGCACGACCGGCCAGATCTACCACCACCTGCGCCAGCTCACCACCGCGGGCTGGCTGCACACCACCGGCCGGGGCCGCCACGAGGTGCCGCCGGCGCGGGTCGTGCCGCTCCTGACGGCGCTGACGACCACCCGCCCATAG
- a CDS encoding M23 family metallopeptidase encodes MSARKLGMVTYRVLWLVFFGLMAADLGFGLSAVPWWGHFAPAVLAYAVIIVVNRWGGAPDRPRTAREPVEVASPVTGRWSALNSPADRTPSHGVHSYGQTFAIDILAEPGQGARPAFGWLWPLARRPQDYPAYGAPVLAVADATVVRAEARQRDHLSRTSLPGLLYLMLPEGMVREVAGVHRILGNHLVLDLGDHTYAAYAHLHRGSLTVREGDRVRAGQVLARCGNSGNSSEPHLHFQLMDGPDPDAARGVPFRWRGIGVPRNGETFEAPPTVTART; translated from the coding sequence ATGTCCGCACGCAAGCTCGGCATGGTGACCTACCGCGTCCTGTGGCTGGTCTTCTTCGGCCTGATGGCCGCCGACCTCGGTTTCGGCCTGTCGGCCGTCCCCTGGTGGGGGCACTTCGCGCCGGCGGTCCTGGCGTACGCCGTCATCATCGTGGTCAACCGGTGGGGCGGCGCCCCGGACCGGCCGCGCACCGCCCGTGAGCCCGTCGAGGTGGCCTCGCCCGTCACCGGCCGCTGGTCCGCGCTGAACAGCCCGGCCGACCGCACCCCCAGCCACGGCGTGCACAGCTACGGCCAGACCTTCGCCATCGACATCCTGGCCGAACCCGGGCAGGGCGCCCGCCCGGCCTTCGGATGGCTGTGGCCGCTCGCCCGCCGCCCGCAGGACTACCCGGCCTACGGCGCCCCCGTCCTGGCGGTCGCCGACGCCACGGTCGTGCGGGCGGAAGCCCGGCAGCGCGACCACCTCAGCCGCACCTCCCTGCCGGGGCTGCTGTACCTGATGCTTCCCGAAGGAATGGTGCGAGAGGTCGCGGGCGTCCACCGCATCCTCGGCAACCACCTCGTCCTCGACCTCGGCGACCACACCTACGCCGCCTACGCCCACCTCCATCGCGGCTCCCTCACCGTCCGCGAGGGCGACCGGGTACGGGCCGGGCAGGTGCTCGCCCGCTGCGGCAACTCCGGCAACTCCTCCGAGCCGCATCTGCACTTCCAGCTGATGGACGGCCCGGACCCGGACGCGGCCCGGGGCGTGCCCTTCAGGTGGCGGGGCATCGGCGTGCCCCGGAACGGGGAGACCTTCGAGGCACCCCCCACTGTCACAGCCCGCACCTAG
- a CDS encoding maleylpyruvate isomerase family mycothiol-dependent enzyme: MPPAKKRTRNYDPAKIRTAVLAQFGNVRAAVAGLTPEQLALPTRLGDWTVRDLVAHVGMSLGAVSRLLALPEPPKQDGTLLDWPRAIAADAPDIAAHARESAESHPDPATHLATVEERFTADLAAHPGTRLLPTSAGALPLADYLVTRTVELVVHTDDLNAAVPGLDIPCDRQALAACTRLLADALAAKAPGGSTEVRVPPYAVVQCVAGPRHTRGTPPNVVETDPLTWIRLATGRLAWAEALHDAKVSASGERADLSAHLPLMA; this comes from the coding sequence ATGCCACCGGCCAAGAAGCGCACCCGCAACTACGACCCCGCCAAGATCCGCACGGCGGTGCTCGCCCAGTTCGGGAACGTACGCGCCGCTGTCGCGGGCCTCACCCCCGAACAGCTCGCCCTGCCCACCCGGCTCGGCGACTGGACCGTCCGGGACCTGGTGGCCCACGTCGGGATGAGCCTCGGGGCCGTCTCCCGGCTGCTCGCCCTGCCGGAGCCGCCCAAGCAGGACGGCACCCTGCTCGACTGGCCCCGCGCGATCGCGGCCGACGCCCCGGACATCGCCGCCCACGCCCGCGAGTCGGCCGAGAGCCACCCCGACCCGGCCACCCACCTCGCGACCGTCGAGGAGCGCTTCACCGCCGACCTCGCCGCCCATCCCGGCACCCGGCTGCTCCCCACCAGCGCCGGAGCCCTGCCTCTGGCCGACTACCTCGTCACCCGCACCGTCGAACTCGTCGTCCACACCGACGACCTCAACGCCGCCGTCCCCGGCCTGGACATCCCCTGCGACCGTCAGGCCCTGGCCGCCTGCACCCGGCTGCTGGCCGACGCGCTCGCCGCGAAGGCGCCCGGCGGTTCGACGGAGGTGCGGGTACCGCCGTACGCGGTGGTGCAGTGCGTGGCGGGGCCGAGGCACACCCGGGGCACCCCGCCCAACGTCGTCGAAACGGACCCGCTGACCTGGATCCGGCTGGCGACCGGGCGGCTGGCCTGGGCCGAGGCCCTCCACGACGCCAAGGTCAGCGCGAGCGGGGAGCGCGCGGATCTCTCGGCCCATCTGCCGCTGATGGCCTGA
- a CDS encoding META domain-containing protein yields MDRQKQRMTLTAAAMLVPLLAACGSEKADSGSGSVGADKPVTGVRWSVDSVTADGRTQKAPTGAHVTIDQGRAEGSLGCNNFSAEATVDGDRVRLGKTRSTEMACENKPMEFETTLARTFSDQELKATVDDDRLTLTTDAGDTVRLTKAKDAPLAGTKWTVTTPNTDGRAHLTFDGKKGTVSGSLGCNKVNAKATVRDGHITLGPPATTRMMCEDSLMDGEKKLLRLFDGKPKYRVDHQTLTLTSENGTSVRAVAER; encoded by the coding sequence ATGGACAGGCAGAAGCAGCGTATGACCCTGACGGCCGCCGCCATGCTCGTCCCGCTCCTGGCGGCCTGCGGCAGCGAGAAGGCGGACAGCGGCAGCGGCTCGGTCGGTGCCGACAAGCCGGTCACCGGTGTGCGGTGGAGCGTGGACAGCGTCACCGCTGACGGCAGGACGCAGAAGGCCCCCACCGGCGCCCACGTGACCATCGACCAGGGCCGGGCCGAGGGCAGCCTCGGCTGCAACAACTTCAGCGCCGAGGCCACCGTCGACGGCGACCGCGTCCGGCTGGGCAAGACCAGGTCCACCGAGATGGCCTGCGAGAACAAGCCCATGGAGTTCGAGACGACCCTCGCGCGGACCTTCTCCGACCAGGAGCTGAAGGCGACGGTGGACGACGACCGCCTCACCCTCACCACCGACGCGGGTGACACCGTCCGCCTGACCAAGGCGAAGGACGCCCCGCTGGCCGGCACCAAGTGGACCGTCACGACCCCGAACACCGACGGCCGGGCCCACCTCACCTTCGACGGGAAGAAGGGCACCGTCTCCGGCAGCCTCGGCTGCAACAAGGTGAACGCGAAGGCCACGGTCCGCGACGGCCATATCACCCTCGGCCCTCCCGCCACGACCCGAATGATGTGCGAAGACTCACTCATGGACGGCGAGAAGAAGCTGCTGCGTCTTTTCGACGGGAAGCCGAAGTACCGAGTCGATCACCAAACTCTCACGCTGACCAGCGAAAACGGTACGAGTGTGCGAGCGGTCGCCGAGCGGTGA
- the purF gene encoding amidophosphoribosyltransferase, producing the protein MPRGDGRLNHDLLPGEKGPQDACGVFGVWAPGEEVAKLTYFGLYALQHRGQESAGIAVSNGSQILVFKDMGLVSQVFDETSLGSLQGHIAVGHARYSTTGASVWENAQPTFRATGHGSIALGHNGNLVNTAQLAEMVADLPKQEGGRTPRVAATNDTDLLTALLAAQVDDEGKPLTIEEAAPVVLPQVKGAFSLVFMNEHTLYAARDPQGIRPLVLGRLERGWVVASESAALDICGASYVREIEPGEFVAIDENGLRTSRFADAKPKGCVFEYVYLARPDTDIAGRNVYLSRVEMGRKLAKEAPVEADLVIATPESGTPAAIGYAEASGIPFGAGLVKNAYVGRTFIQPSQTIRQLGIRLKLNPLKEVIKGKRLVVVDDSIVRGNTQRALVRMLREAGAAEVHIRISSPPVKWPCFFGIDFATRAELIANGMTIDEIGTSLGADSLAYISIDGMIEATTIAKPNLCRACFDGEYPMELPDPELLGKQLLETELAAGPAATAAADAIRRP; encoded by the coding sequence GTGCCACGTGGTGACGGACGACTCAACCACGACCTGCTCCCCGGTGAGAAGGGCCCCCAGGACGCTTGCGGCGTCTTCGGTGTCTGGGCTCCGGGCGAAGAGGTCGCCAAGCTCACGTACTTCGGGCTCTACGCCCTCCAGCATCGAGGCCAGGAATCCGCGGGAATCGCGGTCAGCAACGGCTCACAGATCCTCGTCTTCAAGGACATGGGCCTGGTTTCCCAGGTCTTCGACGAGACCTCCCTCGGTTCGCTCCAGGGTCACATCGCGGTCGGTCACGCCCGCTACTCGACCACCGGTGCCTCCGTATGGGAGAACGCCCAGCCAACCTTCCGCGCGACCGGACACGGATCCATCGCGCTCGGCCACAACGGCAATCTCGTCAACACCGCCCAGCTCGCCGAGATGGTCGCCGACCTGCCCAAGCAGGAAGGCGGCCGCACCCCGCGCGTCGCGGCGACCAACGACACCGACCTGCTCACCGCCCTCCTCGCGGCCCAGGTCGACGACGAGGGCAAGCCGCTGACCATCGAGGAGGCCGCCCCTGTGGTCCTCCCTCAGGTCAAGGGTGCGTTCTCGCTCGTCTTCATGAACGAGCACACCCTGTACGCGGCCCGCGACCCGCAGGGCATCCGCCCGCTGGTCCTCGGCCGGCTGGAGCGCGGCTGGGTGGTGGCCTCCGAGTCCGCCGCCCTCGACATCTGCGGCGCCAGCTACGTCCGGGAGATCGAGCCGGGCGAGTTCGTCGCCATCGACGAGAACGGCCTGCGAACCTCCCGATTCGCGGACGCGAAGCCCAAGGGCTGTGTCTTCGAGTACGTGTACCTGGCCCGCCCGGACACCGACATCGCCGGCCGGAACGTGTACCTCTCGCGCGTGGAGATGGGCCGCAAGCTCGCCAAGGAAGCGCCCGTCGAGGCCGACCTGGTGATAGCGACCCCGGAGTCGGGCACGCCCGCGGCGATCGGCTACGCGGAGGCGTCCGGCATCCCGTTCGGCGCCGGCCTCGTCAAGAACGCCTACGTCGGCCGGACGTTCATCCAGCCCTCGCAGACCATCCGCCAACTGGGCATCCGCCTGAAGCTGAACCCGCTGAAGGAAGTCATCAAGGGCAAGCGCCTGGTCGTCGTCGACGACTCGATCGTGCGCGGCAACACCCAGCGGGCCCTGGTCCGCATGCTCCGCGAGGCGGGCGCCGCCGAGGTCCACATCCGGATCTCCTCGCCGCCCGTGAAGTGGCCCTGCTTCTTCGGCATCGACTTCGCCACCCGCGCCGAGCTCATCGCCAACGGCATGACGATCGACGAGATCGGTACCTCCCTGGGCGCCGACTCCCTGGCCTACATCTCCATCGACGGCATGATCGAGGCGACCACCATCGCCAAGCCGAACCTGTGCCGCGCCTGCTTCGACGGCGAGTACCCGATGGAGCTCCCTGACCCCGAGCTGCTCGGCAAGCAGCTGCTGGAGACGGAGCTGGCCGCCGGCCCGGCCGCCACGGCCGCCGCCGACGCGATCCGCCGCCCGTAG
- the purM gene encoding phosphoribosylformylglycinamidine cyclo-ligase: MSEKPIAEGGASYAAAGVDIEAGDRAVELMKEWVKKAQRPEVLGGLGGFAGLFDASALKNYERPLLASATDGVGTKVDIARRLGVYDSIGHDLVAMVMDDIVVCGAEPLFMTDYICVGKVHPERVAAIVKGIAEGCVLAGCALVGGETAEHPGLLGEDDFDVAGAGTGVVEADRLLGADRIRTGDAVIAMASSGLHSNGYSLVRHVLLDQAGLALDAHIEELGRPLGEELLEPTKIYSLDCLALMRTTEVHAFSHITGGGLAANLARVIPDGLHAIVDRSTWTPAPIFGLVGRTGSVERLELEKTLNMGVGMIAIVPQESTDVALATLADRGVDAWVAGEITDRGEHTTGAALIGDYAS, translated from the coding sequence ATGTCTGAGAAACCCATTGCCGAGGGCGGCGCCAGCTACGCAGCCGCGGGCGTCGACATCGAAGCCGGCGACCGCGCCGTCGAACTGATGAAGGAGTGGGTGAAGAAGGCCCAGCGCCCCGAGGTCCTCGGTGGCCTCGGCGGCTTCGCCGGCCTCTTCGACGCCTCCGCCCTGAAGAACTACGAGCGGCCCCTGCTCGCCTCAGCAACGGACGGAGTCGGCACCAAGGTCGACATCGCCCGCCGGCTGGGCGTCTACGACAGCATCGGCCACGACCTGGTCGCGATGGTCATGGACGACATCGTGGTCTGCGGCGCCGAGCCGCTGTTCATGACCGACTACATCTGCGTCGGCAAGGTCCACCCCGAGCGGGTCGCCGCCATCGTCAAGGGCATCGCCGAGGGCTGTGTGCTCGCCGGCTGCGCCCTGGTCGGCGGCGAGACGGCCGAGCACCCGGGCCTGCTGGGTGAGGACGACTTCGACGTCGCCGGCGCCGGTACGGGCGTCGTGGAGGCCGACCGGCTGCTCGGCGCGGATCGCATCCGGACGGGTGACGCGGTGATCGCCATGGCGTCCTCCGGTCTTCACTCGAACGGGTACTCCCTCGTCCGCCATGTCCTTCTGGACCAGGCGGGCCTTGCACTGGACGCGCACATCGAAGAGCTCGGCCGCCCCCTCGGCGAGGAGCTCCTGGAGCCCACGAAGATCTACTCGCTGGACTGCCTGGCCCTGATGCGCACCACCGAGGTGCACGCCTTCAGCCACATCACCGGCGGCGGACTCGCGGCCAACCTCGCCCGGGTCATCCCGGACGGGCTGCACGCGATCGTGGACCGCTCCACCTGGACGCCGGCCCCGATCTTCGGCCTCGTCGGCCGTACGGGCAGCGTCGAGCGCCTCGAGCTCGAGAAGACCCTGAACATGGGCGTCGGCATGATCGCGATCGTGCCGCAGGAGTCCACGGACGTGGCCCTGGCCACCCTCGCCGACCGCGGCGTGGACGCCTGGGTGGCCGGAGAGATCACGGACCGGGGCGAGCACACCACTGGTGCCGCCCTGATCGGTGACTACGCGAGCTGA
- a CDS encoding DUF3073 domain-containing protein — MGRGRAKAKQTKVARQLKYNSGGTDLSRLAEELGASPSNPQPPNGEPFEDDDDDDLYARYADLYEDDDDEDGQSSQHRRGA, encoded by the coding sequence ATGGGGCGCGGCCGGGCCAAGGCCAAGCAGACGAAGGTCGCCCGCCAGCTGAAGTACAACAGCGGTGGGACTGATCTCTCACGCCTGGCTGAGGAGCTGGGTGCATCGCCTTCGAATCCGCAGCCGCCTAACGGCGAGCCGTTCGAAGACGATGATGACGACGACCTGTACGCACGGTACGCCGACCTCTACGAGGACGACGACGACGAGGACGGCCAGTCCTCGCAGCATCGTCGCGGCGCTTGA
- a CDS encoding Leu/Phe/Val dehydrogenase — protein MTDVTGAPADVLHTLFHSDQGGHEQVVLCQDRASGLKAVIALHSTALGPALGGTRFYPYATEAEAVADALNLARGMSYKNAMAGLDHGGGKAVIIGDPDTIKSEELLLAYGRFVASLGGRYVTACDVGTYVADMDVVARECRWTTGRSPENGGAGDSSVLTAYGVYQGMRASAQHLWGDPSLRGKRVGIAGVGKVGHHLVEHLRAEGAEVVITDVREEAVGRILAAHPTGVTAVADTATLLRAEGLDIYAPCALGGALNDDTVPALTARVVCGAANNQLAHPGVEKDLADRGILYAPDYVVNAGGVIQVADELHGFDFDRCKAKASKIFDTTLAIFARAKEDGIPPAAAADRIAEQRMHDATLARRAR, from the coding sequence GTGACCGACGTAACCGGCGCACCTGCTGATGTACTGCACACCCTGTTCCACTCGGACCAGGGCGGACATGAGCAAGTCGTGCTCTGCCAGGACCGTGCGAGCGGCCTCAAGGCCGTCATCGCCCTGCACTCCACCGCTCTGGGCCCCGCGCTCGGCGGTACGCGCTTCTACCCGTACGCGACCGAGGCGGAGGCCGTCGCCGACGCGCTGAACCTCGCCCGCGGGATGTCGTACAAGAACGCCATGGCCGGTCTCGACCACGGCGGCGGCAAGGCCGTGATCATCGGCGACCCGGACACGATCAAGAGCGAGGAGCTGCTCCTGGCCTACGGCCGGTTCGTGGCCTCGCTCGGCGGCCGGTACGTCACCGCCTGCGACGTCGGCACGTACGTCGCCGACATGGACGTGGTGGCCCGCGAGTGCCGCTGGACGACCGGCCGCTCGCCCGAGAACGGCGGCGCAGGGGACTCCTCCGTCCTCACCGCCTACGGCGTCTACCAGGGCATGCGGGCCTCCGCGCAGCACCTGTGGGGCGACCCCTCACTGCGCGGGAAGCGGGTCGGCATCGCCGGCGTCGGCAAGGTCGGCCACCACCTGGTGGAGCACCTGCGGGCCGAGGGCGCCGAGGTCGTCATCACCGACGTGCGCGAGGAGGCCGTGGGGCGGATCCTCGCGGCGCACCCCACGGGTGTGACGGCCGTCGCCGACACCGCGACCCTGCTCCGCGCCGAGGGCCTCGACATCTATGCCCCCTGCGCGCTCGGCGGGGCGCTGAACGACGACACCGTGCCCGCGCTCACCGCCAGGGTGGTCTGCGGCGCCGCCAACAACCAGCTCGCCCACCCGGGCGTGGAGAAGGACCTCGCCGACCGCGGGATCCTCTACGCGCCGGACTACGTGGTGAACGCCGGCGGTGTCATCCAGGTCGCCGACGAGCTGCACGGCTTCGACTTCGACCGGTGCAAGGCGAAGGCGTCGAAGATCTTCGACACCACGCTGGCCATATTCGCACGTGCGAAGGAGGACGGCATTCCGCCGGCCGCGGCGGCCGACCGGATCGCCGAGCAGCGGATGCACGACGCGACCCTGGCCCGCCGGGCTCGCTGA